In Lolium rigidum isolate FL_2022 chromosome 7, APGP_CSIRO_Lrig_0.1, whole genome shotgun sequence, the DNA window gtacaaagctGGATATTGTTCTCGAAGAGTAGTTGTACCCAACCACCTATCCTCCAGAATCTTATCTCAGACCCATTCCTAATGGAGAAGGAACTAAATTGGAAagtgcttcttagttgccataatgTCAGTCCAAAAGTTTGAATCTCTTGGTTTCCAAAGAACCTGAAATATTGCTTTTGAGCCCACACACTTTTTCCACAATAGTTGCTGCCATCGGCCATCCTCAGTTAACAATCTAGCCAACCATTTTCCTAGCAAGGATATGTTTTTAACTTCAAGATCGTGAACTcctagtccaccttgatcttttggacggcaaaCAACACTCCATTTCGTCAATCGATATTTGTTCTTCTCATTatccccttgccagaagaatcttgatcggaaataattcAATCTATGCAAGACTTCTTTGGGCAactggaagaaagatatcatatacagtaccatatttgtaagtACTGAATTTATGAAAACTAATCTTCTCCCGAGGGataataattttcctttccaactactcagGCGTTTTTGGAGTCTTTCCtcaacaattttccattcagccaacatcagcctccgataatgaatcaGAATGCCTAGATAGCTAATTGGAAAACTTCCAAGCCCACATCCGAATAACTCGGCATATATATGGGTTAGCATCGTCTTTGGCTTCACcggaacagaacaattcacttttatggaaattaatattAAGACATGACATCTGCTCAAACgctgaaagaattaacttcagatttcTTGCTTTATCCAAGTCGTGATCCATACATAGAATTGTttcatcggcgtattgaaggatagataagcccccatcaaccaaatgaggaACTACCCCTTCAATACGGCCATCTACTTTAGCCCGCTCAAttataatagcaagcatatctgccacaatgttaaacaacattggagataggggatcgtcttgcctcaaaccttttttCTATCTGGAAATAtctaccaatgtcatcattgaccttgatggcaacacttcctctaaaaacaaagttattaattagAGTGCGCCACTCTTCGGAAAAAAAATATTTCATCTTGAGTgtctgttgaagaaaagaccacttaacctcatcgtaggctttttcaaagtcgattttgagtatTACCCCATTCAAAATTTTGCGGTGCATCTCATGAATACtttcatgcaaagtgacaacaccatctaggatgtatctaccttgcataaaagcagtctgGGATGGAAGCACCACATGATCAGCCACCGAATTAAGTCTAATAGTCGCCACTTTGGTAAAACTTTTAAAGCAAACATTAAGAAGATAAATTTGTCTGTATTGTTGAATCCATTCTGCATCTATTACTTTTGGTAAAAGAATGGTTTCACCAAAATTGATATTGAACAACTCAAGTTGCCCCTTATGGAGTTCAATAAATAGTTCCAATAAGTCTTCTTTAATTATGTTCCAGAAAGTCTGATAAAATTTAGCTAGAAAATCATCCGTGCCCGacgctttattatgttccatttagAAAACCGCTTTTCTTATCTCTTCCTCTGAATAAGGAGAAGTTAGAATCGCGTTTTCTTGTGGAGACACTTGAGGTATACCATCAATCCTGGACTCGTCCATAGATATATATCAGATTCCTCAGGGGCGCCAAACAGGCCTTTATAATACAATTTAATATAGGAGTTGAGCTGCTCATGACCTACAATCAAGCCCTCTTCCTGGACTAGaaattgaatgagtttctttctgtGCCTACCATTGGCCACAGTACcaaagtatctcgtattcgaatctccttccaacAAGAATTGAGCCTTAGATTTTTGGTACCACTTGAGTTCCTCCTCCCATAGTAGACTAGCTAACGTTGCGTTGTATTGAATTTTAAGTTTAATCTCATGCTTTGTCAATGGTCGTACCTCGCGAGTACATCTAGATCATCAATTTTTGATGATAGGCTGAGTTTCTCCCATTTGAGTTGCCTAGTCATGTGCTTAGACCACCCCCAAGGTATCTACGCGTAGACCGTAGATTATTATTTCACCTTTGTATTGGAGTGTTCCCAGAAACTGGTTTGTCCAATATAAATTAGAGTAGCCGAGAAACCCTCCCTTTgtagccatccaagttcaaatttgaacggacatCTACGCTGTGAAGATGGTGTCTCGGTTGTAAGTAAAATTGGAGCATGGTCCGACAAAGTTTCTATACGAGGCAGGACTCGTACCGAGACTAGAGGGAACTTAAATTCCCAATCTTAGTCCATCAGTACCCGGCCAAGTTTCCCGTAAATAAGCTCTGGGAGACTATTTGACCAAGTAAATTGtctcccaaccattgaaacctCCCTTAAATCCAAGCTATCAGTGACATCATTGAATAAGAAATGCCAATGGGTATCGAACCTGCCCCTGCTCTTCTCCTGAGGGTATCTTAGCAAGTTAAAATCCCCCCAATAATGATAGGATGTGGATTGTATTTTGCAAGACTAACCATCTCACAAAGGAAAGCAGGTTTAGCAGCATCCTTGGTAGCCCCATAGACAGAAACCAAACTCCATATGAAATTATCAGATTTATTCCGGATGTGAAGTTTTATATGAAAATCACCTCTAGAATTATCTAGAATCTCCATAGTGGAAGTTCAGACCCCAACTAGTAGGCCAGCCGAACACCCTCTAGGCGGGCGGGATACCCAAGCAAAGTCTTCCCTGCCTGAAAGGCGATTTAGAAAACTTGTTGAGTAATTCCGCTTGCCCGTCTCAGAGATGGCAACAAAATCTAAAACATGTTCCCTAATACTATCGGCGATGTGTAACTGCTTAGCCAAGTCCTTTAGACCCTCTACTATTCTTCAACAGGCTATTCATTTGGAAACAATAGGAGATTTAGACATTTAGTCACCTTAGCCTTTTTATTAGGCCAAACATTTCTATTAATAGAAGAAGCTCTAGATTTATGTTCCGCTGCTTGAAGTTCAATACATGAACCTAGcgccatgatacgtccaaaacgtatctactttcccgaacacttttgctattgttttgcctctaatttgtgtattttggatgcaactaacacggactaacgttgttttcagcagaattgctctggtgtctcgtttttgtgcgtaaatccaactttcgggaaaatccccggaattaatgcccaagggcttatttttccggaagaatcacggagccgaagggcaggcCCGGGGAGGCCCGTGGCCCCCGTACTCTAGGCCGGCGCAGCCTcgtagggggcgcgccgccctagaggAAAATcccggaattaatgcccaagggAAGCATTTTcccccagaagaatcacggagccagaagggcaggcctggaggAGGCACAGGCCCCCCGGACTCTGAGCCGGCGCGGCtgtggggggcgcgccgcctagcgtgtggccccctcgggcgGCCTCCCGGCCTTCTCATACGGACTACTTAACGCCNNNNNNNNNNNNNNNNNNNNNNNNNNNNNNNNNNNNNNNNNNNNNNNNNNNNNNNNNNNNNNNNNNNNNNNNNNNNNNNNNNNNNNNNNNNNNNNNNNNNGCGCGCCTGGTGGCATATCGTGGATAGGCCAGGAGTACTCCATGAGGGTGCAACCTTTATACCTTTAGATATACACATCCGAAAGCCTGAAACAACATTGGCCGGGTTACAGCAAACTAGAAAAGGAGAGCAATCTTTTTCTGGACTCCGGAGAAGGAGTAGGACCGGCACATCACAAGTTCTTACGAGCTCGTTCGTAGCACGCTTTGGCGCATGCAACACCTGCCGTCGGCAGCCGGAGGCCGAGTCCACGCGTCCGGTCGACGCCGCCGCGTTGGCCTGGCTTCTAGAGCCGAGGCATGCTTCCCACGGCTCCATCCATCTCGACAACGACACCCCGATCGAGCCCGGTCACGCACGCACGTACGTAGTACTACGTATCTTCATTCTGAGGCAGCCAGGCAGGTCGCCCCCTGGTTTGGTCGACGTGACCTCTCTGCTTCGCTATTCTTAGTACCACTACTTAACAATTGTCTTTGTCGATTAGTTGCTTCAGCTCTGCTTGATCCATATCCAAAGCTGTCAACAAGGAGGtagatatatatacacacacatgtCGAAACTGCAGACACGTCGTCTACGCTGCCAATTAACTAACTTTATGTCGCAAAGTTCTGGTCACGGGTCGTAACATATTATGCATTGAACTGAGACGCAGTTCACCAAGAAGCTAACTAAGATGGGTGATGAGAGCTGCTGGAAGAAGGTTCATGCAACAAGGCCACTTGATTCATGCTGAATCAGTCATGAACTCACCGGAAATTATCAAGTATTATCAGCTTCCACAAAGCCAACAGGTTTTGCCAATTGATCCTTCAGTTGACTTTTGCTTTAGGTATGCaatcttctcctttgtttaacTTGTAACTGAAGGGCAATTGAGTTTTTGTGTGGTGGTTACAGGTTACTTGTCGAAACGATTAAGATTGATTACGGCCGGGTGTAACCTTCCTGAGTTTAAGAGGTCAATGCGGCGTCTATGGCCGTGTCACTGTCCATGTAAACACGCACTTCTTTAACAGCCGCGTGTAGCTTGCAGTGTTAATCAGGGCACTGCACGGCCACTAATGAAATAGTAAAAACCAGCAAAGATCATACGCAACCACATTACTTTCCTTGATGGTGTATTGTGAACTCCTAGTAGTTTTGCACTGCAAAACACACAGCTGGATGCTAAGTAGGCTATCCCTTTGTTTTTCACTTTCACACCCAAACAAATATAAGTTGGAAagaaaatggaaaaagaaaagtTTCTTTATATAGTTTTGACCAAGGGTCACAAGCAAGTCCAGTCCCAGCTAGCCGTCGGATTTCTTTATCCGACGGCGGGAGTCAAACGACGGACAAGTAAAGTTTTGGTAACACCACCGCGCCACGCAAACGCTGGCTGCGCTTACCATATCAACACCCTCCACCAGCGCACAATTTCCCGTCCGGAGCCGGAGGCAGAACAAATCAAGCAATCAACCAAATGGCAACAATCGGAACCTATCCTAAAAACCACCAAAACCtaaaccgcgccgccgccgccgatcagaCAGCTGCTAGAAGCATGGCCGTCCGCGCCCTCTTCGTCTCCGGTAGGCCGCTCTCGGCGTCGGAAGCCGCCGCGGGGAGGTTCAGGTCGAAGTCCCTGAGCAGCGCGGCCGCCTTCGCCTTGGCAGCCTCCTTGTCCTTGCCGCCGCCGAGCGCCTCGGGGCCGCCCTCGTAGTGCAGGCGCTTGTGCCCGCCCAGCGCCTGGCCCGACGGGAACGTGCGGTCGCAGAGCGAGCACCGGTGCACCCTCGCCTCCGCGACGACGGACgcctcgtcgccggcgccgcccgcgGGCGGCGCCTgcgccggcggcgcgggcggcttcCGGTGGCTCGTCTTGTGGCCGCCGAGCGCCTGGTAGGACGCGTACACCTTGCCGCACACGGAGCACTCGTACCCGTGCGGCTTCCGCGGCGCGGCAACGCCCTtgacgtcgtcggcgtcgccgcgGACGCCGCGCGCCATCATGACGAGGCAGAGCGCGACGTACTCGTCGTCGGACtcggcgccgccgccgaagctcccggcgccgccgcggcgcTTGGTGCGGCGCCCGCCTCGAGCCCACGAGTCCATCCGCGGCGGGGacgccggcggcgcgggggacttgCGGGAGACCTCCTCGAGCGACATGGATCGGGGTTGAccggcgggagagaggagaggagaagagGGGGAGGTGGACAAGTAGGAGAGTGGTGGGTGTGGGTGAGGGAGGCGTGGGCGGAGGCTGGCATATATAGTGGCTGTGGCTGGGGGAAGTGAGGGTAGTGCGGACTGCGGGGTGTGGCACTGTGGTCTCCTTCTGCTACGCAGGCGGCGGGGCGGCGAGCGGTAAGCGTGGCGAGAGGGGCCCAGCCGCGTGCACGTATGCGACCGCGAGGCCGTGCGTGTGTGTGACTTGGTGGTCAAGTCATCACCGGGTGGATTAGGAGATCTGACGGCTTGGGTGCTGCTTGGCTCTGGAGCCGTGTGATCTGGTCCCTTCGTGAGGGATAAGACGTGCGTTCGTTACGTACGACAAAGGGCAGTATGACTGTAGGAGTACCGAGTACATACATGCTTGTTCTTTTTGACGTACTTGGTATTTTTCCGACACGTCCCTGCTGCTTTCTGGGAGGATATGGGTGCATTGATGGAGGGCAAATCCTGGCCTCCGAGAAAAAAGATTTAGTGCTCGCTGGATCTTTCCAtttaatttgtcataaacatacaAACGACTCAATAAAAGATTAAAAAAAGTCACTTTACAATACGTACAAAATACGCCTTTTCTAAAATGAAACGCAATACTCAAGGTCCGTACACATATCATTACATCAGGATGTCCGAAGTACAAATTTCATAGGACTGCAATCACTGGACAACAACGTGCAAGGTTGACGGCCTCTATAGACCGTAAACCACATGATAACTGAATAAATCGCCGTTCGGATACTCGGATGAAACAAATGAAACACAGGAAGTGTCTCGGTCCTATGCACTTGAGTCAGGAAAAGAAAATTGATGTTAGAGTGGATGGTTAGATTCCTATGGAATAAGGAGTAGCAATCCAATCCATAGATATTTCGGTACCAGCATTCGTTTGATCCAAAGGCAATCCATAGGAAAAAAAATGCTAAGGATTGGAATCCTAGCAAAATTGTATGAAACCCTTACAATCCAACGAGGCCTTGAAACTTTGATTGAGTATAAACATCTCTCTTTCCGAACTATATACATTTGAGATATTTTTTCTTTTCATGCATGAGACCTGTAAGTATGGATGGAAGAGAATGGCGCACAAGATCGATTTTGTGATGGAACATAAATAACGCGTCTCCCTTTTAAAAGTATATCCATTCAAGATTATTTTCCATTTTTAGACTGATATGTGTATCTAAACTTTTGGACGAAAATAGTAGGGACAACGGTAAAATAGGATCAAATATATGATGGATGATAAATACTTAATTTATTTCTTTGGGACACAAATGCACATAGATGCACTTTCGAAGACACAAAATTGGATGGAAGAGCTAACCATAACACTGTCAAATTTATGATTGATGCACGATAATTAGGTCGACTCCCTAACAAGATACGCATAATTTAGTTTCTTCGTTTGAGACAAATATGCGTGTCTCATCCAAGATGCAAAATTGGATGGAACGGACAAGCATAAACACGATCAAATTTACCTTTTCTACTACACATAAGAATTAtaatcttcttttttcttttctgtgagACCGGTATGCACACCCAGACTTgcaaagaataaaagaaaacaatACAAAGCTTAAGAGGATGATAAGCATAGGCGACAGCGCCACAAGCTAGAGCACTGGGCATGTAGTGAACACTGATCTCTTGCTTGCCCCAAGCAAATGCCAAACCATTTGGACACCACGTTGACAGGCGGCCGAACCAGCACATGCCACTAGGCGACCGGCGGCAGGTGCCACGAGCCGGCGAGCGCGCGGCCCAGGGTGTTACCGGCGATCAACTACCACGACAGCGACAAAGTCTCCGGCCGCGTCGAGCGCGTGTGGCAGTGACGTGGCAGTGTGGTAGTTGCTGGGGGGGAGCAGGCACGTTATTGGATGTGGGCGCTCCAGGTGCTGCATGGGAGGAGACACCTCACCTGCCACGAGAGCCTTCGCGCACGGGGCCTGGCCCGTCGATCCGCAGCCGAGCTCCACGACGTACGGCACCGTGGTAGTCTAACGACTCACAGTCACAGAGCCGCTCTAGGCTGACGCAAACTTTGGGGATGATTTAGCTAGCTAGCCGGCCGACCATCGTTGTTTATCCGAATGACGGTAAATTGATATGAATTTCAGCTTTACGAAGGCAGAAAATATTGGAAGAAAGGTGGAAATTATCCCTACCCGTTTATGTGAGCCGCTAGTTGTTGAATTGTAGCAGAAATACAAAATTACTACTGTAGAAGAAGTTTAACGCAACGAAATTAACAGAACTATTTAAGGAATATTTAAATAGCCAAGTATCAGGATGCGTGTACGGAAGTACGGCGTTCCTGCACTTGCACGACCTGGCAGCACTGCTTACTTTTCACTCGAACATGGACGCGAATTCCAAGGCAACAAACAATATTGCCTGGGTAATGCTACCTAGTCGACCGCACGTGCAAGTAAATCTTCCAAATTAACGATCTGATATTGATCATCTTGGATCTGTTTCAATTATTTTTCAACGAGCCCGCCACAAACCTGCCATTCTTCCTACCGCTTTAAACTCAAAGATCTCGATCgaacttctctttcttttttttgagaTTTCGATCCAACATTTCGATACCCAATAATCCAATAGTTTAACACCTAGTATGTGATGACAAAACACCGCAGCACATGTACATATCCTCATGAACGAATGACCGTATCATAGACTGACTCATGTTTTGGGGATAATTTAGCTAGTTTAACACCACTATGTGGTGACAAAACACCGCAGCACATGTACATATCCTCAGGAACGAATGATCGTATCATACGCTGATTCAAGCTTTGGGGATAATTTAGCTAGCCGGCCTACCAGCATTGTCTATCCGAATGATTGAAGGTTTTTTGTGACACGCAGATACAAATTAATATGAATTTAAGCTTTACGAAGCCACGCAATATTGGGAAGGaagatcaaaattcttcctagacgTTTACGTGAGCTACTAGTTGAAATTAGAGTAGATATCAAAGACTAGCTCCCAATGAAAATAATCTCGACAATGTCGAATTCTAGGGGATATTAAATTAGCGAGACTACAACATTTAAATTTAAATAGCCAGGTATGTGTGTACGGGAGTACGGTGTTCCTGGACTTCCACGACTTGGTAAAACTGTTTACTTTTAACTCTAACAACAGAAAAATGTTGCCTGGGTAATGCTACCTAGTCGAccacatgtgtgagtaaatctccAATTAACGATCCGATATCGGTCATCTTGGATCTGTTTCAACTATTTTTCAACAAGCCCGCCACAAACCTGCCATTCTACCAACCTCTTTGAACTCAAAAAGATCTCGATCCAACTTTTTGATACCCCATAATCCAATAGTTTAACACTTAGTATGTGATGACAAAACACCGCAGCACATGTACATATCCTCAACAACGACTGATCGTATCAATATCATAGGCTGACTCAAGCTTTGGGGATAATTTAGCTAGCCGGCCTACCAGCACCGTCTTTCCGAACGAGTGAACGTTTCTCGTGACACACACATAGAAATTAATATGAATTAACCTTTACAAAGCCACACAACGTTGGGAGGAaagatcaaaattcttcctagacgTTTATGTGAGCTACTAGTTGAAGTTAGAGTAGAGATCAAAGACTAGCCCCCAATGAAAAATAATCTCGACAATGCTGAATTCTAGCGGATATTAAATTAGCGAGACTACAAAGaacatttaaatttaaatatcCAGGTATGTGTGTACCGGAGTTCGGTGTTCCTGGACTTCCACGACCTAGTAATGCTGCTTACTTTTCACTCTAACAACAGAACAATGTTGTCTGGGTAATGCTACCTAGTTGACTGCATGTGTAAGTAAATCTCCCAAATTAAGGATccgattccctttatcaaaaacaaAATTAAGGATCCAATATCTGTCATCTTGGATCTGTTTAAATTATTTTTTCAACGAGCCCGCCACAAACCTGCCATTCTACCAACCGGTTTAAACTCAAAAAGATCGCGATGGAACTTTCCGATACCCCATAATCCAATAATTTAACACTTCTTTTTCGAAAATAAATTAGTTTAACACTTGTTAGTATGTGGCAAAACACCGCAGCACATGTACATATCCTCAGCAATGAATGCTCATAACATCGTATTAGTACATAACACTAATTATCCTAGCTATGTCGCTGCCAGGTTAATCAACAGACAGAACATTTGCCCAATTTGAGAAGAAACGTGAAGCAACGTGTGGACAAACAAACAGACAGTAGGTACCAGCGGGCGGGTGACCGTACGTGCAGTGGCGTGCTCGTTTATAGTAGTAGAACGCGGCGACAGTAATGGCGAGGCCCAATTATCAGCTCTCAGTGATCACTTCGGGCAATAATATACTCCAGGCAGTATATTACACCACATAAGAAGATCTATATACGCAGACGTATATACTAGTGTACTTATTGATAGCTGCAGCTGTGCCACTCACTCTCGACGTGCGGATGTGGGGAACAGCACAGAATAATACTGCTGTATAATGTACATATATGCGGCGTTGATAGAAAATGAGAAACAGCATGAGCTGTGGCCTCTCTTAATTACTAGCTTAGCGTCGATCCCACATATGTACAGGAGTACTCGACTACAAACGCTTAAGTAGGGCGCTTTGTTGGGGAGCAGATCCACAAGGTGCTCCCCTAATCGTCTCCGCGGAGAATAATCCCCACGAGTTGCTACTTATGCTGTCGAAATGATAAAATTATACCAGATTGTTTGATCCAGTGGGATCTGTGTCATAAATGACCAGATTTCTTTCACTTCTTAAGAGGAAGCTACTGATGATTGGATTGGGGTCAACATTCCAGGGTGAACCCAGTTCAGAGATTACAACTTTGTCGAGAGACTACAACTTTGCATCTTTGGTGTAAATGGTAACTATAGTGATTTATCCTCGTGGGACTACAACTTTCTCCAGAGTGTTCATATGCTAATATGCTATACAACCGGACTGCTAGTATATCAGTAATCCTAACACTGACTGTATTACTGTAACGGAGCATAGGCCAGGTTCATATCAACAGAATCCACAGCTTCAGCCAAGACTAAGCACACGCGTCCCAATATATCCCCAGCGAGCCTCAGAACTAAAGCGGGAACAAGCAACCTGTTGAAGAAAACACACCTCACTCGGCAGTACTTCATCTCAAAGATGATGGCGACCCTACTGTGGCGGTGCAAGATTTGCAGCGTGCCTCGACTTTACTTCCAAGTCGTTGACGTCGCGGATAAAGATCTTATCAGGCGGATGGCTGCAAAATTCAAAAGAAacggtcaaattgacagttcacTGGTTTCCATCTTGAATGGCAGGCAAATTGTTCCCAGGTTATAGCGAAACTTTGGTCTTACTCTATATCTCCCTTTTCGTAAGTGTAACTGGATGCAACAGCGAGCAGACTGCCATCCCTGCTGAAAGACAGTGCAGCAATGCTAGTTTCGTGCTTGGGGTACTGCAATCGAAAACAGAGAAAAATTCAGATAGCCTGAGTTCTGCATTCCTGACACAGAATGATAACTAATTGTTTGACAGATAAATCGCGGGTCCAGAAGAACCTGAAACAACTTCTTTTTGCTTTCTCCATCCCAAGTGTATACAAATCCATCAGCTCCACCAGTGGCAAACGTTCCATAGCTGCATATATTAGATGAGGCCATTAAAGAAACTGCAGGTTCACAACAgtacgagagagagaaagagacgaGGGGCATTTTACCTTGGGTGGAATGTAATTGCATTGACAGGACATACAACTAGCCGTCCGCCCTCATTCAATCGATGGCACTTGAAAGCATACCTGATGAGAATAAACACTTAATGGAAAAGCATCTAGCTAGGTGCAAAGGTGGAACACAAGTGACCTGATGAAAAGAAGGCAATTACACAGCAACGACAGTACCATTATCTTCAGTAAAACTCCAATACAAGTGACCTTTTATCTTTTGCGACATAGATATACCTCTTAGAGAGACCAGCTGCAGTTTGATCAAAGAAATCCATTGCAACTCGTCCTTCCACAGAACCCAAAGCAAATCCTACATAGAAGTTAAGGCTAAACCTTAAATTAAAAGACACTTTGCTGAATGTACTGATAAATGTTAAGCCcagaaaggctgtgtgcatcactCGATGCACAGGCCGGGGCTCCGTTCGCCTTTTCAAAAAAAAGGTAAAATGATAAATGCACTTAGAGACTAGAGTTCAAAACGATGATCATTATAGCTAGTTTGCGCATGAATATTCCAAAGTCCATGTATTTTTGTTGCTTACTTCAGTAATGTTGTGACTTCAGTACACGCCATTGCCTATGAATCGCATTTTATGTGTGGAATTAAACTTATACAAGGCTAGAGCCCTAAACAAGTCTAAGAAACTGTCCATTAATTTTATTACTGTGTATAATTACACTATCATGCCAAGTGAATCTGAACATCAGGTATGAGAAGGTAAAAAAACGAAAAAGCGTGGTTAGATACGCCATAGAACTATTAAGATCCCATTGATGTGGATATCAATTAAGGACATCAACCATTATTAACCCACAAGGACCAAATAGAAATATATGAGGCGCCCATAGTCAAACCAGCAGTGGTGCACTAGAGTTAAGAAACTAATTAAGAAAAGTTGAAAAAATCCCATTCTTAGTAGTACTGCAAGCCATTTTTTTACAGCAAATATACTTATAACATAGTGACAGAAATTCTGCTGGCATTATAAAATTCTCAAAAGATATTTTAAATT includes these proteins:
- the LOC124678634 gene encoding zinc finger protein 1-like, encoding MSLEEVSRKSPAPPASPPRMDSWARGGRRTKRRGGAGSFGGGAESDDEYVALCLVMMARGVRGDADDVKGVAAPRKPHGYECSVCGKVYASYQALGGHKTSHRKPPAPPAQAPPAGGAGDEASVVAEARVHRCSLCDRTFPSGQALGGHKRLHYEGGPEALGGGKDKEAAKAKAAALLRDFDLNLPAAASDAESGLPETKRARTAMLLAAV